Proteins found in one Paenibacillus dendritiformis genomic segment:
- a CDS encoding Ig-like domain-containing protein has translation MKSVFESGKGRFGFGLFVVFAILLLTLSWPASMQAKSNAAAASFKLKAASKSLILVIGKETDLPKVNAVYKDGRIEDVTGSITWQPSSDVLTISGGKVSGRYGASAKLKGTYGNQTVTVPVRIQEDFVKYDVEPKTTVTLSAGSSKPIKVTGYYSNGKKASIGTKIQWKSGNDQVARVSNGTIKGVAEGSTIVTAVVGLQQFEIPVQVTPKIKKLTVTPAKLVLTPGKAATYSVQAVYEGGRTVDVSSQVTAKVAGKGIQASNGTVTAVGQPQGRASVKLYYGGKGVSLPVTLQESLASIEVKPASLVIGAGASKPIKVIGTYSNGKKVSLANKVAWTSENAQIAKAAGASVKGLKEGTTKLVGVYGDRTFEIPVQVTPKLQKLTVTASDSKLAPYQTTTYRVQAISSSGNSTDVTSLAQSKSNGKATANQGTITAVSKGKAVITFTYGGKKASLRITVE, from the coding sequence ATGAAGTCCGTATTTGAATCAGGAAAAGGCCGCTTCGGTTTTGGTTTGTTCGTTGTTTTTGCGATACTTCTCCTTACCTTATCGTGGCCGGCCAGCATGCAAGCCAAGAGCAATGCCGCAGCCGCTTCCTTTAAATTGAAGGCTGCGTCCAAATCATTAATTCTCGTCATCGGGAAAGAAACCGATCTTCCCAAGGTGAACGCCGTATATAAGGACGGCAGAATCGAGGACGTGACTGGCTCCATCACATGGCAGCCCAGTTCGGATGTGTTGACGATCAGCGGAGGCAAGGTGAGCGGCAGATATGGCGCCTCGGCGAAGCTGAAAGGCACGTACGGCAATCAGACGGTTACCGTTCCCGTTCGCATACAAGAGGATTTCGTGAAATATGATGTAGAACCGAAGACTACCGTCACATTAAGTGCGGGTTCCTCTAAGCCGATTAAAGTAACGGGGTATTACTCCAATGGAAAAAAAGCATCGATCGGAACGAAAATCCAATGGAAATCCGGAAATGATCAAGTTGCGAGGGTTAGCAACGGAACGATAAAGGGAGTGGCGGAAGGCAGTACGATCGTTACGGCCGTTGTAGGCCTGCAACAGTTCGAAATTCCCGTGCAGGTTACACCGAAGATTAAAAAACTAACCGTAACGCCTGCGAAGCTGGTGCTGACTCCCGGTAAAGCGGCCACTTATTCCGTTCAGGCGGTGTACGAAGGCGGGCGCACGGTGGATGTCTCCTCACAGGTGACGGCGAAAGTCGCCGGCAAAGGCATTCAAGCGAGCAACGGCACAGTTACGGCGGTGGGCCAGCCGCAGGGGCGTGCCAGCGTAAAACTGTATTATGGAGGAAAAGGAGTGTCGCTTCCAGTCACCTTGCAGGAGAGCTTGGCGAGCATCGAGGTGAAACCTGCGTCTCTCGTCATTGGGGCCGGAGCCTCTAAGCCTATCAAAGTAATCGGCACCTATTCCAACGGTAAAAAGGTGTCGCTTGCAAACAAAGTGGCATGGACATCCGAAAACGCGCAAATCGCCAAAGCAGCAGGCGCCAGCGTAAAGGGGCTGAAGGAAGGCACGACGAAACTCGTCGGCGTTTACGGTGATCGCACATTTGAAATCCCGGTTCAGGTCACGCCTAAGCTGCAGAAGCTGACGGTTACGGCATCGGACTCGAAGCTTGCTCCATATCAAACGACGACTTACCGGGTACAGGCTATATCCAGCAGCGGCAACAGCACGGATGTAACGTCGCTCGCCCAGTCCAAGTCGAATGGCAAAGCGACCGCCAATCAGGGCACGATTACCGCAGTGAGCAAAGGGAAGGCCGTCATTACCTTTACCTATGGCGGC